In Chloroflexota bacterium, one genomic interval encodes:
- a CDS encoding MarR family transcriptional regulator, which translates to MTESPTRTSREIGLDHPNIDDWRTFLQAHALISRRLDDELRAEQSMSLAEYDALIQLAIAPDRRLRMNQLADRVLLSRSGVTRLVDRLVADGLVARTQCSTDARGAEAVITSAGLDRLRDASRTHLRGVTRYFLEPLSSGELAALGRTLETIVGGLRVQAAADGTSVCDDDTDAPAERRRA; encoded by the coding sequence ATGACCGAATCCCCCACCCGGACGAGTCGCGAGATCGGCCTCGACCATCCCAACATCGACGACTGGCGGACGTTCCTCCAGGCGCACGCGCTCATCAGCCGGCGCCTCGACGACGAGCTGCGCGCGGAGCAGTCCATGTCGCTCGCCGAGTACGACGCGCTCATCCAGCTTGCGATCGCACCCGATCGCCGTCTCCGGATGAACCAGCTCGCGGACCGTGTCCTGCTGAGCCGGAGCGGCGTGACACGACTCGTCGATCGCCTCGTCGCGGACGGCCTTGTCGCTCGGACGCAGTGCTCGACGGACGCTCGCGGCGCCGAGGCGGTCATCACGAGCGCGGGCCTCGATCGGCTCAGGGACGCTTCCCGGACGCATCTCCGCGGCGTCACCCGGTATTTCCTCGAGCCGCTCTCGTCAGGCGAGCTCGCCGCCCTTGGTCGGACGCTCGAGACGATCGTCGGCGGACTCCGCGTCCAGGCCGCCGCGGACGGGACTTCCGTGTGCGACGACGACACCGACGCGCCCGCGGAGCGCCGCCGAGCC
- a CDS encoding YceI family protein, giving the protein MSTWKIDPAHTDVNFSAKHMMVTTVHGKFAAVDGAITLDDAAPERSSGAFRVASASITTGVEKRDGHLRSADFFDVENHPSIVFTSTAISPNGTDRYAVTGDLTIRGTTRPATFDVEVLGFYAGMNGQRRIGLTATTKIDREAWGLTWNVGLEAGGWLVGKEISIEVDVAADEVPAAVTGAAVVAA; this is encoded by the coding sequence ATGAGCACCTGGAAGATCGATCCGGCACACACGGATGTGAATTTCTCCGCCAAGCACATGATGGTCACGACGGTCCACGGCAAGTTCGCCGCCGTCGACGGCGCGATCACCCTCGACGATGCTGCCCCCGAACGCTCGAGCGGTGCGTTCCGCGTCGCCAGCGCGAGCATCACGACCGGCGTCGAGAAGCGCGACGGCCACCTTCGATCGGCGGACTTCTTCGACGTCGAGAACCACCCGTCGATCGTCTTCACCTCGACCGCCATCTCGCCCAACGGGACCGATCGGTACGCGGTGACCGGCGACCTGACGATCCGCGGCACCACTCGGCCCGCGACCTTCGATGTCGAGGTGCTCGGCTTCTACGCCGGGATGAACGGCCAGCGGCGGATCGGCCTGACGGCGACCACGAAGATCGACCGGGAGGCCTGGGGCCTTACCTGGAATGTCGGTCTCGAGGCCGGCGGCTGGCTCGTCGGCAAGGAGATCTCCATCGAGGTCGACGTCGCTGCGGACGAGGTGCCGGCCGCGGTGACCGGAGCGGCGGTCGTGGCCGCCTGA